The genomic segment AAGCAGGGCAACGGCTGCAAGGTCTGGGCGTTTCTCGGCGACGGGGAAACCGACGAGCCCGAGGCCCTCGGCGCCATCACCCTGGCGGCGCGCGAGAAGCTCGACAACCTGATATTCGTGGTCAACTGCAACCTGCAGCGGCTGGACGGCCCGGTGCGGGGCAACGGGAAGATCATACAGGAACTCGAAGCCGCCTTCCACGGGGCCGGATGGAACGTCATCAAGGTCATCTGGGGCAGCGGATGGGATCCGTTGCTTGCCCATGACGACGAAGGGCTGCTCGTGAAGCGCATGGGCGAGATCGTCGACGGCCAGTACCAGAAGTACACCGTTTCGGACGGCAAGTACCAGCGGGACCATTTCTTCGGTGTGCATCCCAAACTCATGGAGATGTCCAGGCTGCTCACCGACGAGCACGTGCGGACCATCATCCGTGGCGGCCACGACCAGGAGAAGATCTACGCGGCGTACAAGGCGGCGGTGGAACATCCGGGCGCGCCGACCGTCATCCTGGCCAAGACGATCAAGGGATACGGCCTGGGCGAGTGGGGCGAGGGCAAGAACACGGCCCACCAGCAGAAGATGATCGACGAGGACGGACTGCGTCACCTGCGCACCGAACTGGGCATCCCCCTTTCCGACGACGAGGTCCGCGAAGCACCCTATTTCAGGCCGTCGGCGGACAGCGCCGAAATGGAGTACATCCGGGAGCGGCGGGAGAGTCTCGGTGGCTACATTCCCCGGCGCAACGTCGTGAATCCCGGCCTGCCCGCCGCGCCGCCGGACGAGGTGTTCGACGAATTCAAGGCGGGGACGGACGGACGCGAGGTCTCGACGACCATGGTGTTCACACGGATGCTGTCGCGCCTGCTGCGCGAACCCGAAATCGGCAAGCTGATCGTCCCCATCGTGCCCGACGAGGCCCGGACCTTCGGCATGGAGGCCCTGTTCCGCCAGTGCGGCATCTATTCCCATGCCGGCCAGCTCTACGAACCGGTGGACATCGACACGCTCCTCTACTACAAGGAGGCGCAGGACGGCCAGATCCTCGAGGAAGGCATCACGGAGGCGGGCTCCCTGTCCTCCTTCGTGGCCGCCGGGACGGCCTATTCGACCCACGGCGTCAATACGATCCCCTTCTTCATCTTCTATTCCATGTTCGGACTGCAGCGCGTTGGCGACCTGATCTGGGCCGCCGCGGAAATGCGAACGCGGGGCTTCCTGCTGGGCGGCACGGCGGGACGGACGACGCTGAACGGCGAGGGACTCCAGCACCAGGACGGCCAGAGCCACCTGCTGGCGGACCCGGTCCCCAACCTGCGTACCTACGATCCGGCTTACGCATACGAACTGGCGACCATCATCAAGGACGGCATACGGCGCATGTACGTCGACCAGGAAGACCTGTTCTACTACATTACCGTGCAGAACGAGAACTACGCCATGCCGTCCATGCCGGAAGGGGTGGAAGAAGGCATCCTGAAGGGCATGTACCGCCTCAGTTCGCTGAACGGAGGCTCGGCAAAGGCCCACCTGTTCGGAAGCGGTTCCATCATCAACGAATCGCTGAAGGCCCAGGAGATGCTGGCCGAAGATTTCGGCGTGGAAGCGGACGTCTGGAGCGTGACGAGCTACAAGCAGCTGCGTCGCGACGCCATGGAGACCGAGCGCTGGAACCTGCTGCACCCGTCGGAAGCGCCCAGGGTGCCGTATGTTACCGCATGTCTCGAGGATACCGGAGGCGTATACGTCATGGCCTCCGACTATGTCAGGACGCTGCCGGATACCATCGCACGCTGGGTACCGGGCCCCGTGGTCTCGCTGGGGACGGACGGTTTCGGGCGGAGCGACAGCCGGCCGGCGCTGCGGAACTTCTTCGAAATGGACGCCCGCTTCATCACCCTTGGAACCCTCAACGCCCTCGCCCGGAAAGGCGACCTCTCCCCCGAGGTCCCGGAGCGGGCCATGCGCAAGCTGGAAATCGACCCGGAAAAGGCCAACCCCCTGGACGTGTGATCAGGCGTACAGTGCGTTGCTGAAAGCACGGCGGTATTGCCGCGTGGTGGGGTGATCCTCGCCGAGCATGCCAAAAATGGCGA from the Gemmatimonadota bacterium genome contains:
- the aceE gene encoding pyruvate dehydrogenase (acetyl-transferring), homodimeric type, which codes for MTQDSSRSEYEIDLDRVESLEWLESLDYVLQHSGPGRVRQLIAQLQAHARGKGVRLPFAENTPYINTIPPDQQPPYPGSDELEHRIRNIIRWNAMAMVVRANTADKSLGGHIATYASVCNLYEVGFNHFFRGPGEGYDGDQIFFQPHSSPGVYARAYIEGRFNEQHLDNFRRELRPGGGLSSYPHPWLMPDFWIFPTASMGLSAIMSIYQARFNRYLEDRGLKQGNGCKVWAFLGDGETDEPEALGAITLAAREKLDNLIFVVNCNLQRLDGPVRGNGKIIQELEAAFHGAGWNVIKVIWGSGWDPLLAHDDEGLLVKRMGEIVDGQYQKYTVSDGKYQRDHFFGVHPKLMEMSRLLTDEHVRTIIRGGHDQEKIYAAYKAAVEHPGAPTVILAKTIKGYGLGEWGEGKNTAHQQKMIDEDGLRHLRTELGIPLSDDEVREAPYFRPSADSAEMEYIRERRESLGGYIPRRNVVNPGLPAAPPDEVFDEFKAGTDGREVSTTMVFTRMLSRLLREPEIGKLIVPIVPDEARTFGMEALFRQCGIYSHAGQLYEPVDIDTLLYYKEAQDGQILEEGITEAGSLSSFVAAGTAYSTHGVNTIPFFIFYSMFGLQRVGDLIWAAAEMRTRGFLLGGTAGRTTLNGEGLQHQDGQSHLLADPVPNLRTYDPAYAYELATIIKDGIRRMYVDQEDLFYYITVQNENYAMPSMPEGVEEGILKGMYRLSSLNGGSAKAHLFGSGSIINESLKAQEMLAEDFGVEADVWSVTSYKQLRRDAMETERWNLLHPSEAPRVPYVTACLEDTGGVYVMASDYVRTLPDTIARWVPGPVVSLGTDGFGRSDSRPALRNFFEMDARFITLGTLNALARKGDLSPEVPERAMRKLEIDPEKANPLDV